TTGCCATCAATCAGACAAGCGGTTTTCAAAAGTTCGGGATTTTTCAGCTTGAGCATTTTTCCTCCTTGAAAGTTCATTATATTGAACTTATATCAATTAGTTGAACCAACGGTGCCGCCAAACACTGTTTAAAGTCAAGAAGGAAAACGGGCATGGCAGAAATTGAAACATCCAAGGCAGGTGCAACTGCCGTTCCGGCATTGCGCCGTGCAGTTGCGATAATGGATTTTGTCTCAGGGGCATCAAAAGCACCCAATGCCGCTGAAATTGGGCGGGTTTTGTCTTTACCCAAAAGTACGCTGCACGGTTTGTTGCTTGCGATGGCAGAGCTGGGACTTTTAACCAGAGGTTCAGACGGCACCTTTAGTGCCGGTCCGCATCCGATGCGTTGGGCCAACGGATTTTTGGCTCAAAATGACCTGGTGGAGGTTTTCAAAACCTACTTTGCGGAGACTCGTGAGTTCGCCGAATATACCCTCACAATGACAGTGCGAGACGGTAACAAGGTGGTTTATGTTGCCTGTTCCAATGCCAGTTTGCCGCTTGGCGTAACGTTTCGCATTGGTATGCGTCTGCCTGCCGCCTTTACGGCAACCGGCAAGGCACTATTGGCCGAACTGGACCCCATTACAGTCCAGGATTTGTTTTCCGGGGAATTTCCCGCTCCTTTAACATCGCGTAGTGTGCGGAACCTTGCCGAACTTTGCAGCGATCTTGAAGAATCTCGGCAAAGGGGGTTCTCGATCGATGACGGGCAGGTTCGCGAAGGGATGATTTGCCTGGGCACCGCACTTTATAACCATGCCGGCGATGCGGTTGCCGGGCTGGCGATTTCGCTGACCCGAAGCGAGGCTACAGCCAAAGCCATCGCAGACTTGGGTGGGAAACTGGTCAATGCAGGCAGGGAAATCTCGCGGCGTCTTGGTGCCTGACACATTTGCTTTGTGTCGTATGCTGCCTGGGATATTTCGACAACTTGTGGCACAGGATATGGTCGGAGAAACCAATTTATCCGGTGCCCCGGTTTTTGATTATACCCAGGACTGTCTTGTCGCCACAATGGACTATCGGGTGTTGATCCGCTCCCTCCATTTGCCCTTTTCAGTATTAAGCGATGCGGATCTGGCGCTGGTTACAGCCCTGAAATTGCCTGTTTTTACAGTCGAAGGCATGACCCTGATGCGCCGTTTAACCCTGGCCATTCGTGACGGTCTTATTCGCCATGTGTTTTACCCCATCGAAAACCCCGCCGGGTATGTCGAGGATGTTTTGGCGTGGCTGAAACAGGCCGGGAGATAACCGGTTTAAAGCGACTGTTTTGAAAAACCGGTGCGAATGGCACAGGCCCAATCAGGCCGGTGGTTGTGGCCGGCCATTTTCAGTACGCTCCAGCAAATAAATCACGTCATCATCCAGTGTGGCATGGCTGGCAAAAATGCCACATACAAGTGGGATGGATTATGGCATGCCACCCCAAAACAAAAACGGGGATGCACAGAATGCACCCCCGTCTGATCGGTCGATCTAACCTTGCTTAGCTGGCAAAGGCGAAATGCACCTTTACGGCCTTGCTGCGGTCGCGCGCCATGTCAAAGGCGGCGACGGCATCATCAAGTTCAAAGCTGGTCGTGATGATCGGTTTGACATTGATCTTGCCACTATTAATAGCATGAACTGCCTGGGCGTATTCTTCATGGAAGCGGTGTGTGCCGACAATCATCAGTTCCTTGGCCACAACCGGGTTGAAGGACACCGGAATATCACCAGCTACGCCAACCTGCACCAGAATGCCCTGCGGGCGCAGCATCTTGATGGCCGACCCAATGGCCGGGGCGGCAGCGGAGCATTCAAAGCATACATCAATCTGGCCTTTGCCCTCTTCATATTGGGCGAGGTCAGTGGCATGACGGGCGATGTTAACGGCCTTGTCCGCACCCATTTGCAGGGCGATATCCAGGGCATAGTCCTGAAGGTCTGTAACAATGATTTCCGCTGCACCGGCCTGTTTGGCAGCGGCAACACATAATGCACCAATCGGCCCGGCACCCGTGACCAGCACGCGCTTGCCCGAAAGATCGCCCGCACGGTTGACGGCATGCAGGCATACGGCCAGCGGTTCGGCGCAGGCGGCCTGGGCTAGGCTGGTTTGTTCGGAAACCGGCACACATTGCGCGGCATTAACTGTCATCACATCACGAAACGCGCCCTGAACGTGCGGCAGGCGAATGGCCGAACCAAAGAACCGCATATCCAGGCAATGCTGTTGCAAATTCTTTTTGCAATATTCGCATTCCCCACACGGGTGGCTGGGATTAAGGGCCACTTTTTGACCGATGCTAACGTTATTAACATCGTCAGAGACGGCAATCACCGTTCCCGCAACCTCATGCCCCAAAATGATGGGTTCGCGCACGCGGATCTGGCCGAT
The DNA window shown above is from Thalassospira sp. TSL5-1 and carries:
- a CDS encoding IclR family transcriptional regulator encodes the protein MAEIETSKAGATAVPALRRAVAIMDFVSGASKAPNAAEIGRVLSLPKSTLHGLLLAMAELGLLTRGSDGTFSAGPHPMRWANGFLAQNDLVEVFKTYFAETREFAEYTLTMTVRDGNKVVYVACSNASLPLGVTFRIGMRLPAAFTATGKALLAELDPITVQDLFSGEFPAPLTSRSVRNLAELCSDLEESRQRGFSIDDGQVREGMICLGTALYNHAGDAVAGLAISLTRSEATAKAIADLGGKLVNAGREISRRLGA
- a CDS encoding redoxin family protein; translated protein: MVGETNLSGAPVFDYTQDCLVATMDYRVLIRSLHLPFSVLSDADLALVTALKLPVFTVEGMTLMRRLTLAIRDGLIRHVFYPIENPAGYVEDVLAWLKQAGR
- a CDS encoding L-idonate 5-dehydrogenase, yielding METRVCRLYGQQDVRIETDNVAPLSSGQVTVRIGAGGICGSDIHYFYEGGIGQIRVREPIILGHEVAGTVIAVSDDVNNVSIGQKVALNPSHPCGECEYCKKNLQQHCLDMRFFGSAIRLPHVQGAFRDVMTVNAAQCVPVSEQTSLAQAACAEPLAVCLHAVNRAGDLSGKRVLVTGAGPIGALCVAAAKQAGAAEIIVTDLQDYALDIALQMGADKAVNIARHATDLAQYEEGKGQIDVCFECSAAAPAIGSAIKMLRPQGILVQVGVAGDIPVSFNPVVAKELMIVGTHRFHEEYAQAVHAINSGKINVKPIITTSFELDDAVAAFDMARDRSKAVKVHFAFAS